In Gemmobacter sp., the sequence ACATATAGATTGCGCAGATGCGTTGCGGCGCAATTGGTAACATTGCGCCACAGCTTAAGTCTTTTTTTATTGAAGGTGCCTTGGGTTGGGAAACCGATTGGGAAAGCTGGCGCGCAATGTCGCTCTTGCCTTCCATCAGTCCAAAAGCATGTTCCATGCGTCTTTTCAGCACTTCGATCATGCCTTCCAGATTTCCTCGGCGAACACCGCGTTGGTAAGTTTTCGCACCCGCACCGATTGCCAACAGCCTGCCCAGATCGTCGATGATGGTGGTGTAGTCGGCGAGCTGCTTCGACTCCTCATCAGCCTTGAAGCCTTCAACCAGAGTCTTAACGACCGCCACGATGGTGTCGTTGTTGCAAACAGCCAACACTCGGATAATCGCCCACTCGTCCGGTGTGACTCTTTTGCACAAATCGGCTGCTGACTGTCCTTCCCCTTTCCCTGGGCAGACTTATCCCGCGACCTCTGTGACGGGGATGCCGAGCGCGGTGAAGCCATTGAGCACGGCAACCCTGACCTGGAACTCCGCAACCTGACGGTCGAAGTCTCGGGCGGACAGGCGCTGACCCAGCAGCTTGACGCAGTGCATCTTGGTTTCGGCGCGGCTTCGGCGGTGATAGCCGCTCCATCGTCGCCAGATGGTCCGCCCGACGCGCTTCGATGTGCGCAGGATTTCGTTGCGCGCGACAGCACCGGGGGTGTCTGGCTTCCAGGGCTTGGCGTTCTTGCGGGGCGGTATGATCGCCGCCGCGCCACGGGCCGCGATGGCGTCATGGCACTTGCGGGTGTCGAAGGCGCCGTCGGCGGTGACAGTGGCGATCTCCTGCTCGGGAGGGATCTGGCCCAGCAGTTCGGGCAGCATGGGCGCGTCGCCCACGTCGCTGGTGGTGAACTCGGCCGCCCGGATTTCTAGGGATTTCTCGTCGATCCCGATGTGGATCTTGCGCCAAACCCGGCGTTTGGTGCCTCCATGCTTGCGGGCGTTCCATTCCCCTTCGCCCTCGACCTTGATCCCGGTGCTGTCCACCAGCAGGTGCAACGGGCCGTTGGAACCCCGGTAGGGAATGTTCACCTTCAACGCCTTCTGGCGGCGGCTGAGCGTGCTGAAGTCGGGCACGGCCCAGTCCAGGCCGATCAGGCGCAGGAGGCTCTCAACAAACCCGGTTGTCTGTCGAAGCGCCATGCCGAACAGAACCTTCATCGTCAGGCAGGTTTGGATGGCGGCATCACCATAGGCGGGCTGCCGCCCGCGCTTGCCGGTCGGTGCGGCTTCCCATGTCATGGCGGGATCGAACCAGATCGTCAGCGAGCCGCGGCGCTTCAGCGCTTCATTGTAGGCCGGCCAGTTCCTGGTCTTGTAGGTCGGAGGTGTCGGTCTGCTCATGCCTCACAGCTACCATGCTGGATTCACGAGATGAATCCCTCACAGGATTTGTGCAACAGAGCCCCGCAAACTCCTCCTGCGAGAGGGTGCCACGCAAAAAGCGGATGCGTCGGCCCACTGCGCGCTCGTCATGCACAGTTTGTGCTTTACCCTCTCTCACAATCTGTGTGTCCTTGCTCACATCTTGTGTAAGAATGTCAGGCGACGGCTCAAATGTCAAAGACCGCTGATGAAGTGAAAGCAGAGTTTCGCGCCAATCCGCCTTGAGCTAGTGCCCGATCTTTGGACAGATTTCCGTGTGAGTTAAGCTACTTCCTGCACCTGCTGATCGGTTTCGATGGTGTTGAAGTAGACTACGGCGGGCGGCTGTCCGCCATGGGCCGTGTGTGGGCGATGGTCGTTGTAAAAGGTGATCCAGCGCCCGATGCCAGCCTTGGCCTGTGATCCGGTTTCCCAGGCGTGCAGGTAGACGCATTCATACTTCGGAGAGCGCCACAGGCGTTCGATGAAGATGTTGTCGAGACAGCGCTCCTTGCCGTCCATCGAGTTCCGGGTGCCGATCCGTTTCAGCCGGTCGGTCCAGGCGAAGGACGTGAACTGGCTACCTTGATCGGTATTCATGATCTCGGGCGGACCGAAGCGGTGGATAGCCTCTTTCAAGGCCTCGACGCAGAAGTCCGCCTCCAGCGTGTTGGAGATGCGCCAGGCCATCACCTTCCGCGTGAACCAGTCCATGACCGCCACCAGGTAGAGGAAGCCCTTTCGCATGGGCAGATAGGTGATGTCGGCGCACCAGACCTGGTTGGGCCGCTCCACCCGCACCCCACCCAGCAGATAGGGGTAGGTCTTGTGTCCCTTCGTGGGCCTGCTGGTGTCGGGCTTCTGATAGATCGGCATCAATCGCATGAGGCGCATCAGCCGCCGGATGCGTTTCTGGTTCACGGCATGACCCTCGTTCTGCAGGTGCCAGGTCATCTGCCGCACGCCGTAG encodes:
- a CDS encoding IS5 family transposase, whose protein sequence is MSRPTPPTYKTRNWPAYNEALKRRGSLTIWFDPAMTWEAAPTGKRGRQPAYGDAAIQTCLTMKVLFGMALRQTTGFVESLLRLIGLDWAVPDFSTLSRRQKALKVNIPYRGSNGPLHLLVDSTGIKVEGEGEWNARKHGGTKRRVWRKIHIGIDEKSLEIRAAEFTTSDVGDAPMLPELLGQIPPEQEIATVTADGAFDTRKCHDAIAARGAAAIIPPRKNAKPWKPDTPGAVARNEILRTSKRVGRTIWRRWSGYHRRSRAETKMHCVKLLGQRLSARDFDRQVAEFQVRVAVLNGFTALGIPVTEVAG